Proteins from one Syntrophorhabdaceae bacterium genomic window:
- a CDS encoding ATP-binding cassette domain-containing protein, translating to MGSLLSVLDIKKHYEVRRSVFSLARETIRAVDGVSFELAAGETLGVVGESGSGKSTLARCVLLLERPDGGEIVFDGVDLLKAGAEEVKRLRKEMQIIFQDPYSSLNPRMKVSEIISEPVQFHGMAKGKVNVGARVAEILRSVGLDEDFLKKYPHEMSGGQRQRVAIGRALATEPALIIADEPVSSLDVSIQAQIVNLFLDIREKSNISMVFVSHDLNIVRFLSDRILVLYKGKVVETGGRDQVLLNPLHPYTRMLIKASRGEFALREEPTGDVRLQACPYYDKCDDRREQCGGQTPGLTGDEEHRVACFLCQI from the coding sequence ATGGGTTCGCTGTTATCTGTATTAGACATCAAGAAGCATTACGAGGTCCGCAGATCCGTCTTTTCCCTGGCCAGAGAGACGATACGGGCGGTCGACGGTGTCAGCTTTGAACTGGCGGCAGGTGAAACCCTGGGCGTCGTGGGCGAAAGCGGCTCGGGGAAGAGTACGCTGGCGCGGTGTGTCCTCCTTCTTGAGAGACCCGATGGCGGCGAGATCGTCTTCGACGGCGTTGACCTGCTCAAAGCTGGTGCCGAAGAGGTCAAGAGACTCCGAAAAGAGATGCAGATCATATTCCAGGACCCCTATTCATCGCTCAACCCGAGAATGAAAGTTAGTGAGATCATTAGCGAACCTGTTCAGTTCCATGGCATGGCAAAAGGGAAAGTGAATGTTGGGGCAAGGGTCGCCGAGATTCTGAGGAGCGTCGGCCTTGATGAGGATTTCCTGAAAAAATACCCCCATGAGATGAGCGGCGGCCAGAGACAGAGGGTGGCAATAGGGAGGGCCCTTGCAACGGAGCCAGCGCTCATCATCGCCGACGAACCGGTATCATCTCTCGACGTGTCCATACAGGCGCAAATCGTCAACCTTTTTCTGGACATTAGGGAAAAGTCAAATATTTCCATGGTGTTCGTGTCCCACGACCTGAACATTGTCCGTTTCCTCTCCGACCGTATCCTTGTCCTCTATAAGGGAAAGGTGGTGGAGACGGGCGGCCGGGATCAGGTCCTTTTGAACCCTCTCCACCCCTATACAAGGATGCTTATAAAGGCCTCCCGGGGAGAATTCGCCCTCAGGGAGGAACCGACGGGCGATGTCAGGCTTCAAGCATGTCCATATTATGACAAATGCGATGACAGGAGAGAACAGTGCGGGGGACAGACCCCCGGGCTTACAGGCGATGAGGAACACAGGGTTGCATGTTTTCTTTGCCAGATCTAA
- the guaB gene encoding IMP dehydrogenase gives MSQKEPTDFREGLTFDDVLLVPASSNIMPADVDVSTYLTPAIKLNIPILSAAMDTVTESKTAICLAQEGGIGIIHRNMTIADQAHEVEKVKKSESGMIVDPITIGPESKIKDALDLMSHYRISGIPVTKGTKLVGIITNRDLRFETNLERKVQNVMTKENLVTVKEGIGLEESKKILHKHKIEKLLVVDRNFDLKGLITIKDIEKMRKYPNSCKDQLGRLRVGAAVGVGPDRDERVEALLKTGCDVIIIDTAHGHSRNVIESIKAIKKDFPDIQLIGGNIATAEGCEALIKAGCDAVKIGVGPGSICTTRIVAGIGVPQITAIMDAAAVATRYQIPIIADGGIKFSGDITKALAAGAQTAMIGNLFAGTDETPGETVIYQGRTYKVYRGMGSLEAMREGKTRDRYSIPEDEVESKIVPEGIEGRVPYRGSLSICINQLVGGLRAGMGYVGTRTIEDLQHKRRFIQITSAALRESHVHDVIITKEAPNYRIE, from the coding sequence ATGTCACAGAAAGAGCCGACAGATTTCAGGGAAGGACTAACCTTCGATGACGTTCTGCTGGTGCCGGCTTCGAGTAATATAATGCCTGCCGACGTCGACGTCTCCACATACCTTACCCCGGCCATCAAGCTCAACATCCCCATACTCAGCGCCGCCATGGACACCGTGACGGAATCGAAGACGGCCATCTGTCTCGCTCAGGAAGGCGGCATCGGTATCATTCACCGGAACATGACCATAGCCGACCAGGCCCACGAAGTCGAAAAGGTCAAGAAATCGGAAAGCGGCATGATCGTCGACCCCATCACTATCGGGCCGGAAAGCAAGATCAAGGACGCCCTGGATCTCATGTCGCACTATCGCATCTCCGGCATACCCGTCACAAAAGGCACGAAGCTTGTAGGTATTATCACCAACAGGGACCTCCGGTTCGAGACCAATCTGGAACGAAAGGTCCAGAACGTTATGACGAAAGAAAACCTCGTCACCGTAAAGGAAGGTATTGGGCTCGAAGAGTCAAAAAAGATTCTCCACAAGCACAAGATAGAAAAACTGCTCGTGGTGGACAGGAATTTCGATCTCAAGGGACTCATTACTATTAAAGATATAGAAAAGATGCGCAAGTACCCCAATTCCTGCAAGGACCAGCTGGGAAGGCTCCGCGTCGGTGCCGCCGTCGGCGTGGGACCCGACAGGGACGAGCGTGTGGAGGCCCTTCTCAAGACGGGATGTGACGTGATAATCATCGATACCGCCCATGGGCACTCGAGGAATGTCATCGAATCCATCAAAGCGATAAAGAAGGACTTCCCCGACATCCAGCTCATCGGCGGCAACATCGCCACTGCCGAGGGATGCGAGGCGCTTATCAAGGCGGGATGTGACGCGGTAAAGATAGGCGTGGGTCCCGGCTCCATTTGCACGACACGGATCGTCGCCGGCATTGGCGTGCCGCAGATAACGGCAATCATGGACGCCGCGGCTGTTGCGACACGGTACCAGATACCCATCATAGCAGACGGGGGCATCAAATTTTCCGGCGACATTACAAAGGCCCTGGCGGCGGGTGCGCAAACCGCCATGATTGGGAACCTCTTCGCCGGGACAGACGAAACGCCGGGAGAAACGGTCATCTATCAGGGCAGGACATACAAGGTCTACCGCGGGATGGGTTCACTGGAGGCCATGCGCGAGGGCAAAACCCGGGACCGCTACTCCATCCCCGAAGACGAAGTGGAATCCAAGATCGTTCCTGAAGGTATCGAGGGCCGGGTACCCTATCGCGGCTCGCTCTCCATATGCATCAACCAGCTGGTGGGGGGCCTTCGGGCCGGCATGGGGTATGTCGGCACCCGAACCATTGAAGACCTCCAGCACAAGCGGAGGTTCATCCAGATCACGTCCGCCGCCTTGCGCGAAAGCCATGTGCACGACGTTATCATCACAAAGGAAGCGCCAAACTACAGGATCGAATAG
- a CDS encoding ABC transporter ATP-binding protein yields MANTNDRTLLQVTGLNTSFFTGEEVISAVNDVTFTIDKGEVFGLVGESGSGKTVTAHSIMRLVHPPGRIVSGKIVFEGRNLLDLSVRQMEEVRGNRIGMVFQEPMTALNPVLRIGEQIAETMEIHGVHQGNDIRGQTLKLLSQVGFDEPENRYAQYPHQLSGGQRQRVLMAMAVSCNPSLIIADEPTTALDVATESQILNLIRGLVDSLGMSMLFITHDLMIVKSMGQCVGLMYAGRMVERNNVGDFFKEPLHPYGRGLLESIYGFSGNARRLKAIPGSVPKLSELPSGCKFHPRCPRVMDVCRGEEPVMKEVGKDQWVRCYLY; encoded by the coding sequence ATGGCAAATACAAACGACAGGACGCTTCTCCAGGTAACCGGTCTTAACACGTCGTTCTTTACGGGGGAGGAGGTCATATCCGCCGTTAATGACGTCACCTTCACGATTGACAAGGGTGAGGTCTTCGGTCTTGTCGGGGAGAGCGGTTCGGGCAAGACCGTGACGGCTCATTCGATCATGCGCCTTGTCCACCCTCCGGGCAGGATTGTCTCGGGAAAGATCGTATTTGAAGGCAGAAACCTCCTGGATCTGAGTGTAAGGCAGATGGAGGAGGTTCGCGGCAACCGCATAGGCATGGTTTTCCAGGAGCCCATGACCGCCTTGAACCCTGTTTTGAGAATAGGGGAGCAAATAGCCGAGACCATGGAGATACACGGGGTCCATCAGGGCAATGACATAAGAGGACAGACCCTGAAACTCTTGTCGCAGGTGGGGTTCGATGAGCCGGAAAACAGATACGCCCAGTATCCCCACCAGCTCTCGGGTGGCCAGAGACAGCGGGTACTCATGGCGATGGCCGTCTCCTGTAATCCCTCTCTCATCATCGCCGACGAACCTACGACCGCCCTGGACGTTGCTACGGAATCCCAGATACTGAACCTGATACGGGGCCTTGTGGATTCCCTGGGAATGTCAATGCTGTTCATTACCCACGATCTGATGATAGTGAAGTCCATGGGCCAGTGCGTCGGCCTCATGTATGCGGGGAGGATGGTCGAGAGGAACAATGTCGGGGACTTCTTCAAAGAGCCCCTTCACCCCTATGGCAGGGGCCTCCTGGAGTCTATCTATGGGTTTTCGGGGAACGCCAGGAGGCTCAAAGCCATTCCCGGTTCGGTGCCGAAACTCTCCGAGCTGCCATCGGGATGCAAGTTCCACCCCCGGTGTCCCCGCGTCATGGACGTTTGCAGGGGCGAAGAGCCTGTCATGAAGGAGGTCGGAAAGGATCAATGGGTTCGCTGTTATCTGTATTAG
- a CDS encoding pilin — protein MLKLHKNTKGFTLIELLIVIAIIGILAAIALPAYMDYTRKARMTEVTNTVGSVKTACIALASESSTGNAACAAADAATFTTVYGINLPSHVSAITVAASDGNPVVITATSTGIGTGANGTILLTSDATLTTWTWSAGTIDAKYVPKN, from the coding sequence ATGTTAAAGCTTCACAAGAACACAAAAGGCTTCACGTTGATCGAGCTTCTCATCGTTATCGCCATCATCGGTATCCTTGCAGCCATCGCTCTCCCGGCATACATGGACTATACGAGGAAGGCGCGTATGACAGAAGTGACGAACACAGTGGGTTCCGTCAAGACGGCATGCATTGCGCTGGCTTCAGAGTCTTCAACCGGTAATGCTGCGTGCGCCGCCGCTGATGCCGCCACGTTCACAACGGTCTACGGGATAAACCTGCCAAGCCACGTTTCCGCCATTACGGTAGCTGCATCAGATGGGAATCCGGTCGTGATAACAGCGACATCCACGGGCATTGGTACCGGCGCTAACGGGACCATCTTGCTTACCAGCGATGCTACTCTGACTACATGGACATGGAGTGCAGGGACCATTGACGCAAAATACGTGCCAAAGAACTAA